A genomic segment from Amphiura filiformis chromosome 10, Afil_fr2py, whole genome shotgun sequence encodes:
- the LOC140161809 gene encoding LOW QUALITY PROTEIN: acyl-coenzyme A diphosphatase NUDT19-like (The sequence of the model RefSeq protein was modified relative to this genomic sequence to represent the inferred CDS: inserted 1 base in 1 codon), which translates to MAMASKVKPWRDAATLILTAHIGRTSTAASQVTPLKSPTSTNHPGSADLVVDKGYIKKAMTPENDLNHRKTIKPLSFDYNTLLLTRNVRRNTFFAGSHVFPGGAIDKADFSAAWMDLFGQAGFQHPADFGQMVSLHKERPPILKNQPTDSPVPTDVAFRICAIRETFEESGVLLLRSIKDCHPDLDNATQTNVPYGAVFDRMAESELKSWRDAVHQNASEFIHLCHNYKALPDIWSLAEWSNWLTPSDNKKRFDTMFYICSLENIPVTKHDEKETTHSEWMLPIDSLTKYCNEELYLPPPQIYELQRLCHFXSTGALHKFASDRAFLGIQRFLPVRMNSRDGLLSLLPGDDLYPENPALHHLKPEEILSTEHTMEEIAQSSQRFHRYEFRTVTDYNLTCNIELPYKHIGPKDIFEEGTVNSKL; encoded by the exons ATGGCAATGGCATCAAAAGTTAAACCATGGAGGGATGCAGCCACCTTGATCCTTACTGCTCACATTGGCCGTACATCAACTGCTGCCAGTCAAGTTACCCCTCTCAAGTCTCCGACATCTACCAACCACCCAGGGTCAGCTGATTTAGTTGTAGACAAAGGTTACATCAAGAAAGCAATGACACCAGAGAATGATTTAAATCATAGAAAGACAATTAAACCTTTATCGTTCGACTACAATACGCTACTCCTCACACGCAATGTCCGTAGAAACACATTCTTTGCCGGTTCACACGTGTTTCCCGGTGGCGCAATCGACAAAGCCGATTTTTCAGCGGCATGGATGGATCTGTTTGGTCAAGCCGGATTCCAACATCCGGCAGATTTTGGTCAGATGGTTAGTCTTCACAAAGAAAGACCACCAATACTGAAGAATCAGCCTACGGACTCTCCAGTACCGACTGATGTTGCATTCCGAATCTGCGCCATCAGAGAGACTTTTGAAGAATCTGGTGTGTTACTACTTCGGAGCATCAAAGACTGCCATCCTGATTTAGACAATGCTACCCAAACTAATGTGCCATATGGGGCTGTTTTTGATCGGATGGCCGAGTCGGAATTGAAATCATGGCGTGATGCTGTGCACCAGAATGCCTCAGAGTTTATCCATTTGTGTCATAATTATAAGGCATTGCCAGATATTTGGTCATTGGCGGAGTGGTCCAACTGGTTGACACCGTCAGATAATAAGAAACGATTTGATACCATGTTTTATATCTGCTCCTTAGAAAATATACCAGTAACAAAGCATGATGAGAAGGAAACCACCCACTCAGAG TGGATGCTACCTATTGACTCACTGACAAAGTACTGCAATGAAGAACTCTACCTTCCGCCTCCACAAATCTACGAGTTACAGAGACTCTGTCATT GGTCAACAGGGGCGCTGCATAAGTTTGCATCAGACAGAGCATTCCTTGGGATTCAGCGATTCCTGCCAGTTAGAATGAATAGCAGAGATGGGCTTTTGTCACTTCTACCAG GAGATGATCTCTATCCAGAGAATCCAGCCCTTCATCACCTCAAACCGGAAGAAATCTTATCCACTGAGCACACCATGGAAGAAATTGCCCAATCCTCTCAAAGATTTCATCGCTATGAGTTTAGAACTGTCACCGACTATAACCTCACATGTAATATTGAATTGCCGTATAAACACATAGGGCCAAAGGACATATTTGAGGAGGGCACAGTTAATAGTAAGTTATAA
- the LOC140161807 gene encoding uncharacterized protein: MLSHKNDCDSSQVYQKPIEIRLSDSSTSTGTNLDTNTSRLGLVGSKDSFESPLASSSPNKPSAKKTNNHVSPSDFLKVLVVNFQSVDPKKAELAVCIEIEQPDIIIGTETWLNDSVCNSSFLPSGYTAVRKDRPINPRTGVAHGGVMIAFKDNLVASHRCDLDTESEIVWLQVDLVGSKPLVIGPFYRPQTTGAAYLDKLRESINKLDIQKHRNIWIGGDFNLSDINWPDLCVIAGGKFSGLCQSLIDNVSDFGLEQLVLKPTRLENILDIFMTSNLSLVEKCTYIPGMSDHDAIPVITINTRAKKSKCKPHKIFLYKKADVEGLLKEIREMSSNFVKKNICETTENLWAEFKERVLLAVNNNVPSKMVSGNKLSPWINQSLKRKYKQKQRAFNSMRKNPTTKTEAAFKEIRSEIKKETRKRKRKFIQDTTLESSKQFYSYIKSMKTDNSGIQALRDGHRLVSDNKGKEPPGVVPEPPCLDHDIPSIPEIEIKEEGVQKLLKDLKVNKAAGNDGITPWILKTTAEVIAPALTIIFRSSLETGKLPKDWLQANISPIFKKGDKSHPLNYRPSTIRLFADDCIIYRTITGPQDANKLQEDLNKLTEWQNHWMMRYNEKKCYVMRISQSPYQFEYSLNGHQLQLTSCHSYLGVDISSDLKWNQLTYIFHVAAKANHTLGFVRRNLKPCSRRIKRLAYQ, encoded by the exons ATGCTTTCACACAAAAATGATTGTGATTCATCTCAGGTTTATCAGAAACCTAT TGAGATCAGGCTGTCTGATTCTAGCACTAGTACAGGTACAAACCTGGATACTAACACCTCCAGATTAGGCTTGGTAGGTTCAAAAGATTCTTTCGAATCTCCACTTGCCTCTTCATCACCTAATAAACCTAGTGCCAAAAAGACTAACAACCATGTTAGcccttctgattttttgaaagtcCTGGTTGTCAATTTTCAAAGTGTAGACCCCAAGAAAGCTGAACTAGCTGTCTGCATTGAGATTGAACAACCGGATATTATCATTGGCACCGAAACGTGGCTCAATGATTCGGTGTGTAATAGCTCGTTCCTTCCCAGTGGCTATACAGCGGTGAGGAAGGATCGTCCTATCAACCCAAGAACTGGTGTTGCACATGGAGGTGTCATGATTGCATTTAAGGATAACCTGGTAGCCAGTCACAGGTGTGACCTCGATACAGAGAGCGAAATTGTTTGGCTCCAGGTTGACCTTGTAGGCTCTAAACCACTTGTGATCGGTCCCTTTTATAGGCCACAGACCACAGGCGCTGCGTACCTTGACAAGCTACGGGAATCTATCAACAAGCTTGACATTCAGAAACACCGCAATATCTGGATCGGTGGAGATTTTAACCTCTCAGACATTAACTGGCCTGACCTATGTGTCATTGCGGGAGGTAAATTCTCTGGTCTCTGTCAGTCACTGATCGATAATGTTAGTGATTTTGGACTTGAGCAGTTGGTTTTGAAACCCACTAGACTTGAGAACATCCTTGATATTTTTATGACATCTAATCTCTCGCTTGTGGAAAAATGCACTTACATACCCGGCATGAGTGACCACGATGCCATTCCTGTGATCACCATCAACACCAGGGCCAAGAAGAGTAAGTGCAAACCACATAAAATTTTCTTGTACAAGAAAGCAGACGTTGAAGGCCTCCTGAAGGAGATCAGGGAGATGAGTAGCAATTTTGTAAAGAAAAACATCTGTGAGACCACCGAAAACCTTTGGGCTGAATTCAAGGAACGTGTTTTGCTTGCTGTCAACAACAATGTCCCCTCGAAGATGGTTTCCGGAAACAAACTTTCTCCGTGGATAAATCAGAGTCTCAAGAGGAAATACAAACAGAAGCAGCGTGCTTTCAACTCAATGAGGAAAAATCCTACCACTAAAACGGAAGCTGCATTCAAGGAAATTAGAAGTGAGATCAAGAAGGAAACTAGAAAAAGGAAAAGGAAGTTCATTCAAGACACCACTTTAGAATCATCCAAACAATTTTACAGTTACATCAAGTCCATGAAGACTGACAACAGTGGTATTCAGGCTCTGAGAGATGGACATCGGCTAGTGTCGGATAACAAAGGGAAG GAACCTCCTGGTGTTGTACCAGAACCACCATGTTTGGATCATGACATCCCAAGCATCCCTGAGATTGAGATCAAAGAGGAAGGTGTTCAGAAGCTATTAAAAGATCTCAAGGTCAACAAAGCAGCTGGAAATGATGGAATAACACCATGGATCCTGAAAACAACTGCTGAGGTCATAGCCCCTGCTCTCACCATAATCTTTAGATCATCTTTGGAAACAGGAAAGCTCCCAAAAGATTGGCTCCAAGCTAACATCAGCcccatcttcaaaaaaggagacaAATCTCATCCTCTGAATTATAGACCG TCAACCATACGTCTATTCGCGGACGACTGCATCATATATCGCACCATAACCGGACCACAAGATGCCAATAAGTTACAAGAAGATCTCAATAAACTCACTGAGTGGCAAAATCACTGGATGATGAGATATAACGAGAAGAAATGCTATGTCATGAGGATTTCCCAATCACCATATCAGTTTGAGTATTCACTTAATGGTCATCAACTTCAACTCACTTCTTGTCACAGTTACCTTGGAGTGGACATCTCAAGTGATCTAAAGTGGAATCAATTAACATATATCTTTCATGTTGCTGCAAAGGCCAACCACACCCTTGGATTTGTTCGTAGAAACTTGAAACCATGTAGCAGGCGCATCAAGCGATTAGCATAccaatga